The following coding sequences are from one Triticum aestivum cultivar Chinese Spring chromosome 5A, IWGSC CS RefSeq v2.1, whole genome shotgun sequence window:
- the LOC123106181 gene encoding uncharacterized protein — translation MARSSRDCTNPSPAVQLAVAAWLWLLLSASGVLADGGKGTVCLCMGPQCVPPCPVPGTPTPTMSPTQFPFCPQRPPAVVPSPLRSEPEIPATPRKVEQPRFRSSRRSKN, via the coding sequence ATGGCGCGGTCCTCGCGGGACTGCACGAACCCGTCGCCGGCGGTCCAGCTCGCCGTGGCCGCGTGGCTGTGGCTGCTCCTGTCGGCCAGTGGCGTGCTGGCGGACGGCGGCAAAGGCACGGTGTGCCTGTGCATGGGCCCGCAGTGCGTGCCGCCGTGCCCTGTCCCTGGGACGCCGACGCCGACGATGTCGCCTACGCAGTTCCCCTTCTGCCCGCAGCGGCCGCCGGCGGTCGTTCCCTCCCCCCTGCGCAGCGAGCCGGAGATCCCCGCCACCCCGAGGAAGGTGGAGCAGCCGCGCTTCAGATCCAGCCGCCGGAGTAAAAATTAA